The genomic segment AACAAGCCCGTCAGGATCGCGCGTAGATGCCCCGTAGAGCGCGTCATGGCGGATCAACCACGCGAAAAGGTGCCTCAACATGGCTGGACGCCCGCGCAAGCCGACGAACCTCCTGGAGATCACAGGCGCTCTCCGGAAGAATCCGTCCAGGGCACGCGCGCGCCAGGGAGAACCTCAGCCTGCCCTCGGCCTGGGCGAGCCGCCGGTGCGGTGGCAGTCTCATCCTGCCGCGGCTCAGGCCTACGAGTTGTTCGCCCAGGACAAGAGCACCAACGAAGTCGCCGCGCAGCTCGGCATCTCCTGGGACGAGGCCCGTGCGATCCGTGAGAACCAGGCGCAGGCTGCCGACAATGCCAAGCTCTGCGAGCTCTGGCGCGAGCTTTGTGAGATGGCGGACTGGCTCACGAAGGCTGATCGCTGGACCGCTGAGCAGATCTGCGAGCTCAAGCTGCTCCAGGTCAAGCGCACGATCAAGTCCGCCGATCGCAAGGAACTCAACAGCCTCTGCAACAAGTGCGGCCTCGATCCTTCAGGCCGCTCTAAGGTCAACACGACTCCCGCGGATGCGAAGGCCGCCGCGACTGCCGATCCTCGCGACGTCTACCTGCGCAAAAAACTGAGGGCGTAACTTGGCCAGGCGCACCGTCGCCGAAAAGTACATCGCGGATGTATTGGCCGGCAGGATCCTCACTTCGCAACACGTCCGCCGTCAGATCGAGCGCCATCAGCGCGATCTGAAAGACGGCGCGAAACGCGGCCTGGTCTTCAACCGCGAAGCCGCGCAAGATGTCATCGACTTCTTTCCGCTCTTCCTCGAACACTACGAGGGCGAGTGGAACGGCAAGCCTTTCGAGCTCCGGCCGGACCAGCAGGCCATGCTCTGGATCCTCTACGGCTGGAAGTGGGCGGACACCGGGTACCGCCGTTTCAAGTACGCCTACGTCGAACAGGGCCGCGGTACCGGCAAGAGTCCGCTCGCCGCCGGCCTTTGCATCTACGAGTTCTTTGCGTTCGGCGAGCCGGGCGCCCAGGTCTACATAGCCGCCACCGACAAGGCAACGGCAAAGGTAGTCTTCAACGCAGCGAAGCAGATGGTCGAGAACTCCGACTATCTGCGCGCCCGCATTACCGAGCGCGGCGTTAACAACATGGCAATCCCGGAGACGGCCTCCTTCATGGAGCCGGTCTCCTCTGAGGATAAGAACCTACTTGGCCGGCGGCCATCCTTCACGGTGCTGGACGAGCTCCACGTCCACTCCAGCTCTGGCGTCTGGGATGTCTTCGACTCGGCCTCCGGCAAGCGTCCCAACTCGCTCATGTTCGCCATCACGAACAGCGGGTTCAATCGCGAGACGGTGTGCTGGAAGAAAAGGGAATACGTCGTCAAGGTGCTGCAGGGCATTATCCCTGACGACACCTGGTTTGGATGGGTCTGCGGCCTCGATGAAGAGGACATCAAAGATCCGAACGGTTGGAAGAACGAAAAGAACTGGATCAAGGCCTGCCCCGCTCTCGGCGTCATCATCCGCATTGAGCAGATGCGGCGCATGGCGGAGCAGGCCGCCAACGATCCGTCGGCGCTCAACACGTTCCTGCGGTACCAGATGTGCGTGTGGACATCCGGTCACAGCAACTGGATGCCGATGGACAAATGGGATCTCTGCAACGATCCCATCGACCCCGCAGCACTCCGCGGCCGCAAGTGCATCGGCGGCCTTGACCTGTCCACCACGATCGATATCTCGGCGTTCGTGCTTTTGTTCCCGCCGGCGCCGGACGATCCGCTCTGGCGCGTGTTGCCGTGGTTCTTCCTGCCGAAGGAAGCCATCGAGAAGCGCGCCAAAAAGGATCAGGTGCCCTACGACGTGTGGGAGCGCCAGGGATTGTTCACGCTCACTGAGGGTGATGTCATCGACTACGACTTCATCCGGGCCAAGGTAAACGAGGTCGCCGGCGAATACGAGATTCAGGAGATCGCCTACGACCCCTACAACGCGCAACAGATCGTTACGCAGCTCACCGGAGACGGCTTCACCATGGTTCCCATCCGCCAGGGCTTCCTGACGCTCAACGCGCCCACCAAGCGGCTTATGGAGCTGGTGCTCACGCACCTGTTCGCACACGGTGGCAACGCCGTCCTGCGCTGGATGGCCTCCAACGTAATCGTCTCCACTGACGCCGCCGGCAGCATCAAGCCTGACAAGAGTCTGATCCGCGAAAAGATTGACGGCATCGTTGCCATCATCACCGCCCTGGCGCGCGCCATCGTAGCGCCCGAGGACGACGGCTACATCTCGCCCGTAGTGAGGAGCGTGTAAATGTTCGAAGGAATCAAAGGCGCCGTCAAGGATCTCATCGTCCGCATGGGGCAGGAGGAGCAGCCGCTCTCGCTGTTCTCTGAGGCCAAGGCCGCGGCGTTCTCTTTCGATACGGTCTCCGCCGGCTGGTATGCGCGCAACGGCTACTACGGCATATACTCCGCGCTCTCCGGAGGCCTGCCCGCCTGGTCCGGCGAGCCTGTCTCCACTGAGACGGCGATGGGTCTCAGCACCGTCTGGGCCTGCAACAAGGTCATCTCCGAGTCGATCGGCTTTCTCGCGCTCAACATGATGCGCCAGGTGGGACAGGAAAAGCAGCCCGCTGTCGGCCATCCCACCTACAACGCGATGAAGAATGCTCCCAGTCCGGAGATGACGTCGCAGAATTTCACTGAGCTGCTCAGCTCGCATTGCGTCCTGCAGGGTAACGGCTTTGCGAAAATCGTGCGGCGCTCCGGAACCGGCACGGCGATGGAGTTCTATCCCATCCAGCCGCAGATGGTGTTTCCCGATCGCGAAAAGACCGGCCAGAAGCGCCTGGTCTACGTAGTCAAGGAGAACAATCAGCCGGACCAGACCTACACTGTCCAGCGCGACAAGCCGCAGGACATCCTGCACATCCGCGGCCTCGGCTGGGACGGTATGCGCGGTTACAGCGTCATCACCATGGCGCGGCAGTCGCTGGGTACCGCGATCGCGCAGGAACGCAACGTTGCCAACTTCTATGCGAAGGGCGGCCGAGTTCCATACGCGCTAAAGCATCCGTCGAAGTTCAAGGACGACAATGATGCGGAGCGCTTCAGCGCTAACTGGCTCAAGGCCTATTCGGATCCGCACAAACCGCCAATTCTTGAGAGCGGCCTAGAGTATGTCAAGCTCGGCCTCACGGCGGCCGACTCGCAGCTCATCGAATCGCGCGAGTTCACCATTCCCGAAATCTGCCGCTGGTTCAGCGTGTTTCCCACCCTGGTGGGCGATCTCTCGCACGCTACGTTCAGCAATATCGAGTCTCTCGCCGAGCAGTTTGTACGCTTCACCCTCATGACCTGGCTCACTCGTTGGGAGCAGGAAATGTGGCGCTGCGTACTGACGCCCGAGGAGAAGGGGCAGGGCTACTTTTTCCGCCATGACTTAAGTGCCCTGCTCCGCGCCGACTTCCAAACGCGCATGGCCGGATATGCGCAGATGCTTCAGATGGGCAAGAACTCCATCAACGAAGTTCGCGCGATGGAAGGCGAAAACCCCATCGATGGCGGCGACGAGCACTACGTCCAGGTCAACCTTGCGCCCGTGCAGAACATGCAGGGCGCCAACGCGCCGGCCGTGCGCATCCGCGTCGGCAGCGACAAAAAGTAGCGAGGAGTGAACATGAAGAACAAGCGCCGTGAAATGCGGTTGTCCATCAAGAGCGTGTCTGAGGACGGCACGTTTGAGGGGATGCTCTCGCCTTACAACAACGTCGACGACGGCGGGGATGTGGTCGAGCCCGGCGCGTTTACCAAGACGCTCCAGGAGAACGGCAGCACCGTGCCCATGCTCTGGCAGCACAAGGCGGATTGCCCGATCGGCGAGCTCGAGCTGAAGGATACCGCCGACGGCCTGGCCTGCAGCGGGAAGCTCTTGCTTGAGATCCCCGAAGCGAAGAAAGCCTATCTGCTGATGAAAGCGAAGATCGTCAAGGGGCTGTCCATCGGCTACGACGCCATCAAGGCGCAGGTTGTCGACGGCGTACGCCATCTCAAAGAGATCCGCCTCTGGGAAGGTTCCGTCGTCACGTTCCCCATGAACACGCTCGCCGGCGTCACCGATGTGAAGGCGCAGCGCGAGGAGAAAGGCGACTTCAACGAAGAGCTGCACGAGCAGCAAATGCTTGATGCCTGGTACCAGATTCCTTCTGCATTGCGTAGCGCGCTTTATAGTGCGGTGTGGCAATCGGGAGCCAAGCGCGCCGATATCATCGCCGCGAGTGAAACCGCGATCGATCAGTTCCGCGCCGCCTACATGGAATTCCTGCCGCAGTATCTCGACGTGATCGCGGAGCTCTACGGTATGGATACAAAGGCCTGGGCCGGCCGTCGTGAAACCAAGGATGGCCGCAAGCTCTCCGCTGCCACCAAGGGCACGCTGAGCGAGTGCCATGGCCACATGAAATCCGCATTCGATATTTTGGCCGCACTGCTGGACGACGAAGCCGGCGAGGACGTCGACGACGACTCCGAGGATGCCACTTCCAAATCCGCAGCCGCGCGCCAGCACAAGTCCAAGCCGGAAGACGGGGCCCCCGGCGACAGGTCCAAGTCGCTGGGGTCGCAGGAACTCCACTTGGCGGCCGACTCCCTCGAGGCTATGAGGGCGCTCCTGCGGGCGTAATCGCAGGTTTCGGGGTCCCCGGCGACAGGTCTACGTCGCTGGGGTGAAGGTTCACAACTCCACAACCCAATTCAATCAGGAGGTTCCCACGTGGAACTGAAGGATCAGTTGTCCGCTCTGCAGACGGAGCTGAAGAGCTACGTCGAAAAGGCCGCCGAAGAGAAGAAGAATTTCGGCACGATGCTCACTGAAACCAAAGAGTCTGTCGAGAAGCTGCAGAAGCAGATCGACGCCGTCGATATCAAGCTTGCCGAGAAGCACCAGGCCGGCGCGCCTGAACTCTCGCTCGAGGAAGAGCTCAAGCAGAACGACGACGTCGCCCGCATCATCAAGAACCGCTCTGGCCGTGTTTCGTTCACGGTCAAATCGAACCGCTTCTTCGATCGCAAAACCACCATCACCTCCGCCGCGGTGGGCGCTTCCACCTCCGGCGTGCTCACCATCGATCGCATCTCCGGAATCACGGCAGAAGCGCGCCAGGGCCTGCGCGTGCGCGATCTGTTCCTGGCGCGTCCCACCAGCCTGCAGCTCGTCGACTTCGTCAAGGTGACGTCGCCGCCGTCGTACACCATCAGCATGACCGGCGACACAACCAATGGAAGCAAGGCCATCGCCAACACTTCCATCAGCACTTCGGGCCTGAAGGTCGGTCAGCCGATCTCCGGCACGGGCATCGCGGCCGGATCTGTGATCGCCAGCATCACCGGCGCCAACGCCATCACTGTTTCGAAGAATGCTACCGCCACCGCAACTGGCGTCGCACTCTCCGTCACGGCTGGCGCGGGCAGCGTGACGGCAGAAGGCAACGCCATCAACGAGAGCGCCGTGACGTTCGCGTCTGCCTCGGAGAAGGTGAAGACGATCGCGGCCTTCATTCCCGCTACCAAGCAAATCCTCGACGACTTCGCGGAGCTGGCCGGCTACATCAACACGTCGCTGCCCTACTACGTGAACCTCGAAGAGGAGCTGCAGCTCCTGTCCGGCGATGGAACGGGCGAAAACCTGCACGGGTACATCCCCCAGGCGCAGGCCTATGACACCTCGCTCAACGTCGCCGGCGACAACAAGATCGACCAGCTCGGCCACGCCATCAGCCAGATCGCGCGGTCGAAGGAACTGACGCCCACCTTCATCGTCCTCAATGAGATGGATTGGTGGGCGATCCGCCTCACCAAGGACTCCTACGGCCGCTATATCCTCGGCGATCCGCAGACCGCGGTGCGTCCGTCGATCTGGGGCCTCGACGTGGTTCCCACGACCTCGATCCCGCAGAATCAGTTCCTCGTCGGCACCGGTGCGCCGCCGGCAGCCGAGATCCGCGACCGCATGGATATGCAGGTCGAGATCTCGACCGAGCACGCGGACTTCTTCCAGAAGAACCTGGTCGCGATCCGTGCGGAGAAGCGTGTCGCCAACGTGGTGAAGCGCCCCAACGCCTTCGTGCAGGGCCAGTTCAGCTAAACCTCTTCAACCCCTCAAGAATGGCGGGGATCTCCGGGATCCCCGCATGAGGTTGCACTCATGCGCGAAGTTCAAACGCCGGCGCCTCGGAAGTTCGAAACCAAGGTCGTCGCTCCGTCTCAAGCGAAGCCGCAGCTGAAGCCCGAATCGGGCCTGAAATAACTGGAGCGCAGCGACCATGAACTTTCCGTACGGCTATCCCTACGTCTCGCCTTACGATTCGAACTTCGACTCTTTCGGGACTCTGCGCCTCACGCAGACCGAGGAGCCGCAGACTTTCGTCGAGCCGCTCAATCTGGGCGAGGTTAAAACCTATCTCAAGCTCGATGACACGTTCACCGACGATGACACGCAACTCGCCGTCCTGATCTCGGCCGCGCGCGAGCAGGCAGAGATCCTGCAGAACCGCGACCTGGTCCGCAAGCAGTGGGATGTCAGCTATGACTACTGGCCTGCGTATCGCATCGGCCTGCGCGCCCCCTGCGTTTCCGTCGACCTGGTGCAGTACACGGATCTCGCCGGCAACGTGACCACGATGAACGTCACTGCGGATTACTTCGTTGACCTCAAGAAAGAACCCGCCGTCGTAACGCCGCCCTGGAACCGCTCCTGGCCCGCGTTTACGCCGGCGCCATCCTCGGCCATCCTGGTCCGCTTCACCTCCGGCTATGCGGCCAACGATCCGTTCTGGTCCGGGTCCGGAGCGCGCATCAAGATGGGCATGCTGATGTTGATCGGCTCCTGGTACGAAAACCGCCTGCCCTTCACCCCGGGCGCTCGCGCTGACGCTGAGCTGCCCTTTGCCGTTACCTCCTGCCTCAGCTTCGGGCAGCTTTGGAGAACCAAATGAAGGGTGCCTTTGCAGATCCTCTCGTCATCAATCCCGGCGAGCTGCGCCACCGCATCGAGATCCAGGAGGTCAGCAGCACCGCCCAGGATCCGCGCGGCAAGTCCGTCAATCCGAAGATGTGGGACAAAGTGCTTTCCTGCTGGGCGAAGATCGAGGGCGCTGGGTCGCGCACATTCCGCATGTCGTTTTCGAATAACGCCCAGGTATCGCTCTCCACGGATGTGATCACCATCCGCTGGCCCGGCAGCAATGTCGTCCTCAAGCCAGGGCAGCGCGTTCAGTTCAATTCAAACCTGTTCAATATCGACGCGGTCGACAACGTCCAGCATCGCAACCGCAAAGTTGTCCTGGCCTGCACCCAGATCAGCGCCGATTCCAACTAGTGAGAGGGAGAGCGTCCGATGGTAGATGCAGGTCTGGTAGCGCGGCTTGCCGCCGATGCAGCAGTGAAGGCGCTCTCAAAGGGGACGTGGCAGGTGGCCGCGCCGCCCATCTCTCCGGATGTCGACCCATGCCTGAGCTATCGTTTCGTCGGCGGCTCGAATGAGATCACGTTTAACACCTCTGGCGTCTTCCGCCAGCGCATCGAGCTGACAGCACACTCCGCCGATGCCGGCAAGGCCGCCGATCTGCGCGACAAGGCGATCGCCGCCCTGCTCGACTGGACGGGCCGGTTGTCGGACGGCGTCTTCGTGCTCGAAGTCCTCTTGCTCAATCCTGGAACTGACTTCATCGGTGAAGATCGTGCATTTCACCGCATGTGTGAGTTCTATGTCCTCTACACCATGCCCAGCTAAGGCCGGTCCGCCGGCGAGGAGAAAAGCTTATGGCTTACGCAGGTTCCAAGGCTCGTGCGGGCCGGAATATCATCGTCTCGGTCGGCGAGACGCCGACTGTGATCGGCGACGTTTTCGACTACGGAACGTTTGGTGGCGAATGGGCCACCACAAAGGTGACGCGACTGACGAGCTCGGCCGACGAGTTTATCAAGACCATCAAGGATAACGGCAATCTGCAGCTCAAGCTGAACGCGGTGCCCAGCGATGCCGGTCAGATTGCGCTCGAAGCCGCCGAGGCGGATGCTGATCCCACCAAGATCACGGTGCAGTTCCCGGTGCTGGATGGACAGACAACCACCGGAAACAGCTTCGTGTTCTACGGCCTGGTGCTCGGCTTCAAGTATTCGGGCGATCCCAGCAAGCAGCTCCAGGTCGAAGTCAACATCAAGATCACCGGCGATGTGACCAAGACTCCGGGGGCCTAAAGCGTATACTGCGAGGCGCGGGGGAATTCAAACATGACCAAGCTTCGCAGGTATCTTTTCGTTGCAATGCTCGCCGTCCTGGCGCCTCTGGGCGCGATCGCGGCCGACGTTTGGCATGAGGGGTATATTGAATACCCTCATACTCTCGCGGCGGCCGTGCACGGCGTGGTTCCGGAGGGCACGCGTATCACGCTTGACGACGGCACGGCGATCGAGCTTGCAACTCTCGATCCTGGCGATGTGTTTCAGAAGCTCATCGCCTATTGGAGCAAAGAACGCACGGACTACCGCGCGGCACCGCCCAATGTGGATAAGTTCCTCTTCAAGGTGCGAACGGGCAAGCCGGCGGCGAATGGTGGCCGCTATGTCGAGATTCGCTATTCGGCAAACGACTGGTACGGCCGTTCCTGGAAAGGTGTAACGCACGCCATCAAGTGATGGCCGTCGCGGGGCCCTGACAATCTGTAAGAGAAAGCCGCCTTCGGGTGGCTTTTGTTTTTGGAGACGAATGATGAAGAGAGCCAATGCGCCGACAAACAATCCGGCCCTGCCCAGAACCCCGGTTGTCATTGCCGGCAAGACTTATGACCTTTGCTTCGACTTCGCTGCCCTAGGCCGGGCGGAGAACGAGATCAATGCCGAGCTGGCACGCGCCGGCATTGCGGAGCGCGTCAACCTGCTCTATGCGCTTCCCGTAGCGAATCTGCGCAATACGCAGCTCGTGTTTGCCGCCGCGGTTCGGACGTTCCATCCTGATCTGAGCTTCGCAGAGGCGCTTGCGCTGCTCACGTTTGACAACCTCTGGGATGTGGCCGAAAAGATCCGCGAGGCCTGGAAGACGGCCGTTCCGGAGGCGGACAAAAAGCCGGTCCCTACCGCGCCCGGAAAGTAGGCCGGGCGCCGAGCTGGCATGAATACCTGGCCTTTGCGCGCGTGCGCATCGGCCTGTCTGAGGAAGAGTTCTTTGGGATCACGCCGCGCATGTATATCGCCCTTTGCGATGAGTGGAAACGGCAGGAGCGCGAAAAGAGGACAATGTGGGCGCAGTTGCGTACCGACATCATCAACTTCAGTATGAGGGGACCGGCGGACCCGGTCCGAGTCTCGGATATCCTGCCCGATCCGGACACGAAACCGCGGGCCCGTGGGCGCTGGCAGTCCAAAAAGCGGCTGGCAGAGGGTCTGATGGCGGTTTTTGAGCGCCTGGCCCGCTGATCGGGTGTATACTGCGGCGCATGAAACGCACGTGGATACTATGCAGCCTTCTGGGCCTCGTAGTCATCGGTTACGGAGTTGTGAGGTATGTCCATCACCGCCAATGGAGCCAGGCGCAGGCTGTGGCGCAGGTGGCCTTTCAGAAGGCGTGGCTACATAAGGATGATGACGATAGGGTATTTTCCCCGTACAAAAACGCACTTTTCGATGCCCGCGAGGCGGCCGAGGATATTCCTGCATGGGGCGAGACGGATCGGATAAGCGCGACGAAGTTTAGTTCTTGCGTTTCGATTCTCAACATCTACCGGAGCGATTCAAAGATCATCGCGCTTCGGGTATCGGACAATCAACCTGCCGACGATGTGCGTGTCGAAGGGATGAAGATGGCAACCGAGCTCGATCGCTGCGTGGGGCGCTATCCGTTCCATCCCGGCGACTAGTTTCGCCTTCCGTTTAATTCGTCAAAGCCGCCTTTCGGGGCGGCTTTCTTATTGGAGTTCACAATGCCCATGCGTATGCGGTCGACCGGCTGGAACGAGATGCAGGGCGAGATGAAGCTCCTTCGCGAGGCAGTCAACCGGGACGCTACTCGGCAGGCGGTGCGCGCCGGTGCCACCGTCATCCTCGAAGCAATGGAGACCGCGGCGCCGATCCTGGATCAGAAGACAGCCGAGAGCACTGCGCTGCCGCCGGGAGCGCTCAAACAAGATCTCAGCATTAAGTTCTTCAAGCGGTCGGAAAAGCTGGGCGTGGTGCGCGCCTGGATCGGCCCAACCCTCAACTGGCATGTGGCGCACTGGGTCGAGTATGGACACTTCCTGGTCAAAGGTGGCTATCTGAGCCTCAAGCGCGGCAAGCTGCAGGGGCACGGCCGCCGCGTCGGTGAAGTGCAAGAGCATCCGTTCCTGCGGCCCGCCTATGAGGCGAGCTGGCAGGCATCACTGGCGGCCTACGCCGCCGAAATGAAAAAGCAATTGCAAAAGTGGGTGAGCTGAATGGCGTCAACGGGAATCGGTTCGGTCCGCGCGTTCTTTGAGTCGGACAACACGGCGTTCGATCGCTCTGTCGAGGCGTCGGCATCGCAGCTCAAGGCCGCGGCTGTGGCTGCCGAGCTCGCCGGCGACAAGATTACAGAAGCGGGCGGCAAAATCGATCGCGCTGCGGCCATGCAGGAGCGCGCTGCTGAGCGTGCCCGTCAGGCCTGGCAGCGGGAATTGCTTGCGCAGGAGCGAGCCGCCGAGAAAGAGGCTGAGGTTGCGCGTGCCCGCGAGATGGCAGCGCTCAAGGCTGACATCCTGGCGCGGTCGCTCGCCGGCCAGGAGAACGCGCAGAAGATGGTGAACGCCGCTACCGAGCATGGCATTCCGGCCATGTCTGCCGCATCGGCCGCGGTGCGCACGCTCGAAGGCAATATCACGCATAACATCCGCGCTGCCGAGCGCTTCGTATCAACTACGCTCGGACTCGCGCCACTGCTCGAAAAAGCCTTTCCGGTTGTTGGAGCGGTCGCGCTGGGTGCGGCTGTCGTGGGCGTAGTCGGGGAGCTAGTTGATTTCGGCAATGAGGCTCAGGATCTCGCTAACACCCTTGGCACCGGATGGCTGGATGGCGCGATTCTCAAGCTCGAAGGCTTCGGGAAAAAGGTCAAAGAGGAAGAGGACAACATAAAGCAGTTCCAGCAACAGATCGATCAGAGCATCGCCGCGGAAAAAGAGAGTTCGTTTCAGACC from the Occallatibacter riparius genome contains:
- a CDS encoding terminase large subunit → MARRTVAEKYIADVLAGRILTSQHVRRQIERHQRDLKDGAKRGLVFNREAAQDVIDFFPLFLEHYEGEWNGKPFELRPDQQAMLWILYGWKWADTGYRRFKYAYVEQGRGTGKSPLAAGLCIYEFFAFGEPGAQVYIAATDKATAKVVFNAAKQMVENSDYLRARITERGVNNMAIPETASFMEPVSSEDKNLLGRRPSFTVLDELHVHSSSGVWDVFDSASGKRPNSLMFAITNSGFNRETVCWKKREYVVKVLQGIIPDDTWFGWVCGLDEEDIKDPNGWKNEKNWIKACPALGVIIRIEQMRRMAEQAANDPSALNTFLRYQMCVWTSGHSNWMPMDKWDLCNDPIDPAALRGRKCIGGLDLSTTIDISAFVLLFPPAPDDPLWRVLPWFFLPKEAIEKRAKKDQVPYDVWERQGLFTLTEGDVIDYDFIRAKVNEVAGEYEIQEIAYDPYNAQQIVTQLTGDGFTMVPIRQGFLTLNAPTKRLMELVLTHLFAHGGNAVLRWMASNVIVSTDAAGSIKPDKSLIREKIDGIVAIITALARAIVAPEDDGYISPVVRSV
- a CDS encoding phage portal protein; amino-acid sequence: MFEGIKGAVKDLIVRMGQEEQPLSLFSEAKAAAFSFDTVSAGWYARNGYYGIYSALSGGLPAWSGEPVSTETAMGLSTVWACNKVISESIGFLALNMMRQVGQEKQPAVGHPTYNAMKNAPSPEMTSQNFTELLSSHCVLQGNGFAKIVRRSGTGTAMEFYPIQPQMVFPDREKTGQKRLVYVVKENNQPDQTYTVQRDKPQDILHIRGLGWDGMRGYSVITMARQSLGTAIAQERNVANFYAKGGRVPYALKHPSKFKDDNDAERFSANWLKAYSDPHKPPILESGLEYVKLGLTAADSQLIESREFTIPEICRWFSVFPTLVGDLSHATFSNIESLAEQFVRFTLMTWLTRWEQEMWRCVLTPEEKGQGYFFRHDLSALLRADFQTRMAGYAQMLQMGKNSINEVRAMEGENPIDGGDEHYVQVNLAPVQNMQGANAPAVRIRVGSDKK
- a CDS encoding HK97 family phage prohead protease — protein: MKNKRREMRLSIKSVSEDGTFEGMLSPYNNVDDGGDVVEPGAFTKTLQENGSTVPMLWQHKADCPIGELELKDTADGLACSGKLLLEIPEAKKAYLLMKAKIVKGLSIGYDAIKAQVVDGVRHLKEIRLWEGSVVTFPMNTLAGVTDVKAQREEKGDFNEELHEQQMLDAWYQIPSALRSALYSAVWQSGAKRADIIAASETAIDQFRAAYMEFLPQYLDVIAELYGMDTKAWAGRRETKDGRKLSAATKGTLSECHGHMKSAFDILAALLDDEAGEDVDDDSEDATSKSAAARQHKSKPEDGAPGDRSKSLGSQELHLAADSLEAMRALLRA
- a CDS encoding phage major capsid protein, encoding MELKDQLSALQTELKSYVEKAAEEKKNFGTMLTETKESVEKLQKQIDAVDIKLAEKHQAGAPELSLEEELKQNDDVARIIKNRSGRVSFTVKSNRFFDRKTTITSAAVGASTSGVLTIDRISGITAEARQGLRVRDLFLARPTSLQLVDFVKVTSPPSYTISMTGDTTNGSKAIANTSISTSGLKVGQPISGTGIAAGSVIASITGANAITVSKNATATATGVALSVTAGAGSVTAEGNAINESAVTFASASEKVKTIAAFIPATKQILDDFAELAGYINTSLPYYVNLEEELQLLSGDGTGENLHGYIPQAQAYDTSLNVAGDNKIDQLGHAISQIARSKELTPTFIVLNEMDWWAIRLTKDSYGRYILGDPQTAVRPSIWGLDVVPTTSIPQNQFLVGTGAPPAAEIRDRMDMQVEISTEHADFFQKNLVAIRAEKRVANVVKRPNAFVQGQFS
- a CDS encoding head-tail connector protein, with product MNFPYGYPYVSPYDSNFDSFGTLRLTQTEEPQTFVEPLNLGEVKTYLKLDDTFTDDDTQLAVLISAAREQAEILQNRDLVRKQWDVSYDYWPAYRIGLRAPCVSVDLVQYTDLAGNVTTMNVTADYFVDLKKEPAVVTPPWNRSWPAFTPAPSSAILVRFTSGYAANDPFWSGSGARIKMGMLMLIGSWYENRLPFTPGARADAELPFAVTSCLSFGQLWRTK
- a CDS encoding phage head closure protein produces the protein MKGAFADPLVINPGELRHRIEIQEVSSTAQDPRGKSVNPKMWDKVLSCWAKIEGAGSRTFRMSFSNNAQVSLSTDVITIRWPGSNVVLKPGQRVQFNSNLFNIDAVDNVQHRNRKVVLACTQISADSN
- a CDS encoding DUF3168 domain-containing protein, which encodes MVDAGLVARLAADAAVKALSKGTWQVAAPPISPDVDPCLSYRFVGGSNEITFNTSGVFRQRIELTAHSADAGKAADLRDKAIAALLDWTGRLSDGVFVLEVLLLNPGTDFIGEDRAFHRMCEFYVLYTMPS
- a CDS encoding HK97-gp10 family putative phage morphogenesis protein, with protein sequence MPMRMRSTGWNEMQGEMKLLREAVNRDATRQAVRAGATVILEAMETAAPILDQKTAESTALPPGALKQDLSIKFFKRSEKLGVVRAWIGPTLNWHVAHWVEYGHFLVKGGYLSLKRGKLQGHGRRVGEVQEHPFLRPAYEASWQASLAAYAAEMKKQLQKWVS